Proteins from one Salaquimonas pukyongi genomic window:
- a CDS encoding DUF3126 family protein: protein MTSEEIGKLQAYFRRLFGNDLLQVRARPKKDDSCELYKEDEFLGVIYKDEDEDYNFSMAILDVDLD from the coding sequence GTGACTTCTGAAGAAATCGGAAAGCTACAAGCCTATTTCCGCCGGTTGTTCGGCAATGACCTGCTGCAGGTTCGCGCGCGGCCGAAAAAGGACGATTCCTGCGAGCTGTACAAGGAAGACGAGTTTCTCGGTGTCATCTACAAGGACGAAGACGAGGACTACAACTTCTCCATGGCAATCCTCGACGTCGATCTCGACTGA